From a single Anomaloglossus baeobatrachus isolate aAnoBae1 chromosome 8, aAnoBae1.hap1, whole genome shotgun sequence genomic region:
- the LOC142249976 gene encoding beta-1,3-galactosyltransferase 2-like, giving the protein MFLSKRHCCSSWLRLNPTPRSVAKGIISGVVTAAFIFFILLTVNNYSWFPKRVNVNIYPADNRIKHNFFTNPRNFSYTEEKPEMPPSVEQTGEASNMFPDIYPFKYIINEPSKCQESRPFIILLIAVQAWQSKARQAIRQTWGKEDVVPGVPTLRLFLLGKEAAPSNDAVRALVNESQTYHDIIQQDYMDTYNNLTLKTLMGMNWVAIYCPQIPYVMKTDSDMFVNTEYLINQLLRPDQPSRKSYFTGYVMKDYLPNRNPESKWYMSPELYPDERYPVFCSGTGYVFSGDLAEKILKASASITLLHLEDVFVGVCLHKLGISPVPPPKDSDFNHWKVSYSHCLYNQIVTSHSFQPSELIVYWERLQKSKHTCA; this is encoded by the coding sequence ATGTTTTTAAGCAAACGGCACTGCTGCTCCTCATGGCTGAGGCTGAACCCCACACCACGCTCAGTGGCCAAAGGCATCATCTCTGGAGTTGTGACGGCAGCTTTCATCTTCTTCATATTATTGACTGTAAACAATTATAGCTGGTTTCCAAAGAGAGTTAATGTAAATATTTATCCAGCAGATAATCGGATTAAACATAATTTCTTCACAAATCCAAGAAATTTTTCGTATACAGAAGAGAAGCCTGAAATGCCTCCAAGTGTAGAACAAACTGGAGAAGCCAGCAATATGTTTCCTGACATATACCCCTTCAAATACATTATAAATGAACCCAGTAAGTGCCAGGAAAGCAGACCTTTTATTATTCTGCTTATAGCAGTGCAAGCATGGCAGAGCAAAGCACGGCAAGCAATCAGGCAGACGTGGGGTAAGGAAGACGTTGTTCCTGGTGTTCCAACATTGAGGCTATTTTTATTAGGGAAAGAAGCTGCACCCAGTAATGATGCAGTGCGAGCTCTCGTCAATGAAAGTCAAACGTATCATGACATCATACAGCAGGATTATATGGATACCTACAACAACTTAACTCTAAAGACGCTGATGGGTATGAACTGGGTAGCAATATATTGTCCTCAGATTCCTTATGTCATGAAGACAGACAGCGACATGTTTGTGAATACGGAGTATTTAATAAATCAACTGCTACGACCGGACCAGCCATCTCGAAAAAGTTACTTCACTGGATATGTAATGAAAGACTACTTGCCCAATCGTAATCCAGAGAGTAAATGGTACATGTCACCGGAATTGTACCCAGATGAACGCTATCCTGTGTTTTGCTCAGGGACTGGCTACGTGTTCTCAGGAGACCTAGCCGAAAAGATTCTGAAGGCATCAGCAAGTATCACACTGCTTCACTTAGAAGATGTATTTGTTGGGGTCTGTCTACACAAACTGGGGATTTCGCCTGTACCACCTCCTAAAGATTCTGATTTTAACCACTGGAAAGTTTCATATTCTCACTGTCTATATAACCAAATTGTTACTTCTCACTCATTCCAGCCCAGTGAACTGATCGTATACTGGGAGAGATTGCAGAAAAGTAAACATACCTGTGCCTAA